One window of Brachybacterium ginsengisoli genomic DNA carries:
- a CDS encoding TetR/AcrR family transcriptional regulator, with protein sequence MTDSTDRRRLRFEHRRGEILEAATSHVLSHGVGSLSLRRLAEAVGVSHATLLHHFSRREVLVAEIVDAAIAGALNQPDLAEKQGGEPLRELWARSRSPQGAAYVRLFIELTGIAAYGDAVVRDAVSRSMRERAQTMAAGLRRDGCPPEEAEAMAGWLLGAMRGLMAQLLVTGDEQSADAAFEDLHRMVLLRASSWRADGSA encoded by the coding sequence ATGACCGACAGCACCGACCGACGCCGGCTCCGCTTCGAGCATCGACGCGGGGAGATCCTCGAGGCCGCCACCTCGCACGTCCTCTCCCACGGCGTGGGGTCCCTGTCCCTGCGCCGGCTCGCCGAGGCGGTGGGCGTCAGCCATGCCACCCTGCTGCACCACTTCTCCCGCCGGGAGGTGCTGGTCGCGGAGATCGTGGACGCCGCGATCGCCGGCGCCCTGAACCAGCCGGACCTCGCGGAGAAGCAGGGAGGGGAGCCGCTGCGCGAGCTGTGGGCGAGGAGCCGATCGCCGCAGGGAGCCGCGTACGTGCGGCTGTTCATCGAGCTGACGGGCATCGCGGCGTACGGCGACGCCGTGGTCCGGGACGCGGTCTCGCGCTCGATGCGCGAGCGCGCGCAGACGATGGCGGCCGGGCTCCGCCGGGACGGCTGCCCTCCCGAGGAGGCCGAGGCGATGGCGGGCTGGCTGCTCGGCGCGATGCGCGGGCTCATGGCCCAGCTGCTCGTCACCGGTGACGAGCAGAGCGCGGATGCCGCCTTCGAGGACCTGCATCGGATGGTCCTGCTCCGGGCGTCCTCCTGGCGGGCCGACGGGAGCGCCTGA
- a CDS encoding alpha/beta hydrolase family protein yields the protein MHAQTRRISTLMAALVVMLGTLSLTQTAAFAADDHQRGPDPTQSSIEAVRGSFDVDSTSVSSLSVRGFGGGTIYYPTSTAEGTFGAVVISPGYTAGESSIAWLGPRLASQGFVVFTIDTNSRYDQPAARGDQLLAALDHLTGSSSVSDRIDPQRLAVMGHSMGGGGTLEAAKDRPELKAAVAMTPWNLDKTWPEITTPTLVIGAQNDTVASVRTHAVPLYEGIPESTDKAYVELRGASHLAPNRSNTDIASTSIAWLKRFVDDDTRYDQFVCPGPQAGLTWSDVRSTCPF from the coding sequence ATGCACGCACAGACCCGCAGGATCAGCACCCTGATGGCCGCCCTGGTCGTCATGCTGGGCACCCTCTCCCTGACCCAGACCGCCGCCTTCGCCGCCGACGATCATCAGCGAGGTCCCGATCCCACGCAGTCGAGCATCGAGGCCGTGCGCGGCAGCTTCGACGTCGACTCGACGAGCGTCTCCTCCCTGAGCGTGCGCGGCTTCGGCGGCGGCACGATCTACTACCCGACCAGCACCGCCGAGGGCACGTTCGGAGCGGTCGTGATCTCGCCGGGGTACACCGCGGGTGAGTCGTCGATCGCCTGGCTCGGGCCGCGCCTGGCCTCCCAGGGCTTCGTCGTCTTCACCATCGACACGAACTCCCGCTACGACCAGCCGGCCGCCCGCGGCGACCAGCTGCTGGCCGCCCTGGACCACCTCACCGGGAGCAGCTCCGTGAGCGATCGCATCGATCCGCAGCGCCTCGCCGTCATGGGGCACTCGATGGGCGGGGGCGGGACGCTCGAGGCCGCGAAGGATCGGCCGGAGCTGAAGGCCGCCGTGGCGATGACCCCGTGGAACCTCGACAAGACCTGGCCGGAGATCACCACGCCCACCCTCGTGATCGGCGCGCAGAACGACACCGTCGCCTCGGTGCGCACGCACGCGGTGCCGCTGTACGAGGGGATCCCGGAGTCGACCGACAAGGCGTACGTCGAGCTGCGCGGCGCCTCCCACCTGGCGCCGAACCGTTCGAACACGGACATCGCGAGCACCAGCATCGCCTGGCTCAAGCGCTTCGTGGACGACGACACCCGCTACGACCAGTTCGTCTGCCCGGGACCGCAGGCGGGCCTCACGTGGAGCGACGTCCGGTCCACCTGCCCGTTCTGA